From one Montipora capricornis isolate CH-2021 chromosome 10, ASM3666992v2, whole genome shotgun sequence genomic stretch:
- the LOC138019994 gene encoding uncharacterized protein produces the protein MAKIEASLVVISVFSSFLVGSVLASSISGLFVKETRSDKPLSSSLSWDSEAGSCLKLNCSLAVNASEAATFRSLMVEKNAIAIFMFVTVGSKTGVRGNYELKKHLNLSFSQIQNKQKWAWLRNQRGRFLATLPYDFDILSLTTLTRETFSVNLNITSTPVECFANLSGDCLSNLIAKTIVDNLTGRVGSVCMRKVNFKDWDKLKGGGYECCEQKSNSSFFCGEEIKDNLWVEIAIWLLWASSIVFGLFAPLLFKYLPKGFKRGPKLRSRAVFSRTESEMSDSGASVLDMMALNSRQVLFALDGGIVDVLREQTESVFLSRLCRCLFVILLSSLPLLQGCIYAYVKKEEVGISTGKLLGVGDAFITMIESGGQFALGLAYCFCIALICIAIAIPRTLPDFARRLSGRKDERTFLGFIKPEGLVASSDQRGFQLMYENMVFHLNCLFKVKFWKFVFLIVTYPLQKLCGLDVFEEDADFGSNADTSENGSGNELCSKICTGVLLLLFFPLWAVLITTAILLYIFPVSYVAFRIWKMLFRIEVQSPCCERIPSFIKITSFPILYVMFIIFCICVEASYFMLAVAFTFNIMFLGGVTGFTIMGLLFYIDVYLPYIVLGVWIAIYSIRGVNKYYAQFTKLKTTVFEECENYDNITKAEANIRDTFRGPIAGERRTTSISFLSRSKSENFLVSVDEYGVPSIPLDIFLASSHQLMPFKRIFLAKLLKVIALGSYLVVVFLFVMSLTEYNAASTVVQALAVFLLGGLPLFAFQNSNHTSQAEEIRAKSYVKDFIKQYAKRTL, from the coding sequence ATGGCCAAAATTGAGGCCTCTTTAGTCGTTATTTcagtattttcttctttccttgtGGGAAGTGTCCTGGCCTCTTCAATAAGCGGCCTTTTTGTGAAGGAAACGAGAAGCGATAAAccactttcttcttctttatcaTGGGATTCGGAAGCCGGAAGCTGCCTGAAGTTGAACTGTTCACTTGCAGTGAACGCTAGTGAAGCTGCGACGTTCCGAAGTTtaatggttgaaaaaaatgccaTTGCTATCTTCATGTTCGTTACTGTTGGAAGCAAAACGGGTGTAAGAGGAAATTACGAGCTGAAAAAGCACTTAAATCTTTCCTTTTCTCAAATTCAGAATAAACAGAAGTGGGCTTGGTTGCGAAACCAACGAGGAAGATTTCTGGCAACTTTGCCTTACGATTTTGATATTCTTTCGCTGACAACTTTGACAAGAGAAACCTTCAGTGTGAATCTAAATATAACTTCAACGCCTGTAGAATGTTTTGCAAACTTGTCCGGTGATTGTTTGTCGAACTTGATCGCTAAAACTATCGTGGATAACTTGACTGGACGTGTGGGAAGTGTCTGCATGCGAAAAGTAAATTTCAAGGATTGGGATAAACTGAAAGGTGGGGGGTATGAATGTTGTGAACAGAAAAGCAATTCCTCATTCTTTTGTGGCGAGGAAATTAAGGATAATCTATGGGTTGAGATAGCCATATGGTTGTTGTGGGCATCGTCAATCGTGTTTGGACTTTTTGCACCTCTACTATTTAAGTACTTACCCAAAGGGTTCAAAAGAGGACCCAAATTAAGATCAAGGGCAGTTTTTTCCAGAACAGAATCCGAAATGTCAGATTCAGGGGCGTCAGTGCTAGACATGATGGCATTAAATTCACGTCAGGTCTTGTTTGCATTGGATGGAGGAATAGTGGATGTTCTGCGGGAACAAACAGAGTCCGTTTTTCTGTCAAGATTATGCCGCTGCCTTTTTGTTATATTGTTAAGTTCTCTTCCTCTTCTGCAAGGATGTATTTATGCATACGTGAAAAAAGAAGAAGTGGGAATATCTACGGGAAAGTTGCTCGGTGTTGGAGATGCATTTATCACCATGATTGAGAGTGGTGGGCAGTTTGCATTGGGTTTGGCATATTGCTTTTGCATTGCACTCATCTGCATTGCAATTGCAATCCCTAGAACCTTACCTGACTTTGCTAGACGGCTTTCAGGGAGAAAAGATGAACGCACATTTCTTGGATTCATTAAACCTGAAGGGTTAGTGGCCTCTTCAGACCAGCGAGGATTCCAGCTCATGTATGAAAACATGGTTTTTCATCTAAACTGCCTTTTTAAGGTCAAGTTTTGGAAGTTTGTCTTCTTAATTGTAACCTACCCATTACAGAAGTTGTGTGGACTGGATGTTTTTGAAGAGGATGCTGATTTTGGCTCGAATGCGGATACATCCGAGAATGGCAGTGGCAATGAACTATGTTCAAAGATTTGTACAGGAGTCTTACTACTCCTATTCTTTCCTCTTTGGGCTGTACTCATCACAACAGCTATTCTTCTATACATTTTTCCAGTTAGTTATGTGGCCTTCCGTATTTGGAAAATGCTGTTTCGGATTGAGGTCCAGTCACCGTGCTGTGAAAGAATCCCTTCTTTTATCAAGATAACATCCTTTCCCATtttgtacgttatgtttataattttttgcATTTGCGTAGAAGCATCATATTTCATGTTGGCAGTCGCCTTTACCTTCAATATTATGTTTCTGGGAGGCGTAACAGGTTTTACAATCATGGGCCTTCTATTTTACATAGATGTCTACCTTCCTTATATTGTTCTTGGTGTATGGATTGCCATATACAGCATAAGGGGTGTAAACAAATATTATGCACAGTTTACAAAACTGAAGACCACTGTTTTTGAGGAGTGTGAAAACTATGATAATATCACAAAAGCAGAAGCAAACATTCGAGATACCTTCCGGGGCCCGATCGCTGGAGAAAGGCGAACAACATCAATATCTTTTCTTTCAAGATCAAAGTCAGAGAATTTCCTTGTGTCTGTTGATGAGTATGGTGTTCCTAGCATCCCCCTGGATATATTCCTTGCTTCATCTCATCAGCTTATGCCCTTCAAACGAATCTTCCTGGCAAAACTTTTGAAGGTGATAGCTCTTGGAAGCTATCTTGTGGTGGTATTTTTATTTGTCATGTCACTGACAGAGTATAATGCAGCTAGCACCGTTGTCCAAGCATTAGCTGTTTTTCTGCTGGGTGGGTTGCCTTTGTTTGCTTTCCAGAACTCAAATCATACATCCCAAGCAGAAGAGATCAGAGCAAAGAGTTATGTGAAAGATTTCATCAAACAATATGCCAAGAGGACATTATAA